A stretch of [Clostridium] innocuum DNA encodes these proteins:
- a CDS encoding flagellar biosynthesis protein FlgM, whose amino-acid sequence MKKLLSIAAMAALVLTGCNKDLKVTPTDKLTVEYGDKLDNNKLFDAKKSDKNIKVDKVQDFNAKKVGDQTLKVTFTDGDKTIQKDVKITVKDTKKPEIVLKKDKVTIAAGDKLDLKDNVKSVKDPVDGVLKYSGKEIKKSGYYIDKGKLNTKKAGTYEVIIKAFDANGNKTEKKFKVIVKKKEEAKATTEGQKAETAPNNSNTGQQSQTSSSSTGNQTAGTSGGQGSSTANTGGSSGSNGAQNSSPSQAKPSTPTPAPSAPHITYDGRKQGLPISMQSPIFDDPRAAEAWADQFFGTLDESSPYYNLGYSSCYIGYSDGTEKYSIYWY is encoded by the coding sequence ATGAAGAAATTATTAAGTATCGCTGCGATGGCAGCTCTCGTATTGACAGGATGCAACAAGGATTTAAAAGTCACACCGACAGACAAGCTGACTGTGGAATATGGTGATAAACTCGACAACAACAAACTCTTTGACGCAAAAAAATCTGATAAAAATATCAAAGTAGATAAAGTACAGGATTTTAATGCAAAGAAAGTTGGAGATCAGACCTTGAAGGTCACATTTACGGATGGGGACAAGACTATCCAGAAAGATGTGAAGATCACAGTTAAAGATACGAAGAAACCTGAAATTGTACTGAAAAAGGATAAAGTCACAATCGCAGCTGGTGATAAGCTCGATCTGAAAGACAATGTAAAATCAGTAAAGGATCCCGTAGATGGTGTTTTGAAATACAGCGGTAAAGAAATAAAAAAATCTGGCTACTACATTGATAAAGGAAAATTAAACACAAAGAAAGCCGGAACTTATGAAGTCATTATAAAAGCATTTGATGCTAACGGAAACAAGACAGAGAAAAAATTCAAAGTCATCGTAAAGAAAAAAGAAGAGGCAAAAGCAACTACTGAAGGGCAGAAAGCTGAAACAGCCCCAAATAACAGTAATACAGGACAGCAATCACAGACATCCTCTTCATCTACAGGTAATCAAACTGCAGGAACGAGCGGAGGACAAGGAAGCAGCACTGCGAATACCGGAGGCTCCTCCGGTTCCAATGGAGCGCAGAATTCCTCTCCTTCACAGGCAAAGCCGTCAACACCTACTCCGGCACCTTCAGCTCCGCATATCACATATGATGGTAGAAAACAAGGTTTACCTATTTCTATGCAATCACCTATATTTGATGATCCAAGGGCTGCTGAAGCATGGGCCGATCAATTCTTTGGTACTCTGGATGAAAGTAGTCCATATTATAATTTAGGATATAGCTCTTGTTATATAGGTTACAGTGATGGAACTGAAAAATATTCAATATATTGGTATTAA
- a CDS encoding AAA family ATPase has translation MEKKYMNENKKMVEHGPKGLKRIPIGISDYRKLKTGDYYIVDKSLLIKEFLDSGAEVTLVTRPRRFGKTLNMSMMAEFFDITKDSKDIFKDTAIMDTEYVREMNQYPTIFLSFADAKNSQTNVVMQIKSQLLKEYQKNKQLFKEIDMFEKPRFELIMKGLSNLQDGSLETVPNAISFLTEKLHQYYAKRVMLFIDEYDMPFIESHIHGFYNKVHSSLSVMLSSALKDNSYLQYAMLTGIQRVVKENIFSGLNNPEVRTVSDPAYSQHFGFMKEEAEALLKYYGLECSEEVKAMYDGYYIGGTEIYNPWSIINYAKNHKLIPYWVNVSSNQLIKKAMAEMKKEPGENGKSKSEFETKYEELIENKQVETVLDLERCFYEEADTASLWGLFVNAGYLTIRQEKSSTYLLEIPNNEVAEEFQRLTLNYLNKDYDTFTMMIRGLYDKEPGEFLKNYQSFLLGSTSYHDLISENSYHTLLLGMCACLYADYEVKSNREDGKGRYDILLQSKTDKYPSYIIELKYLKKEEYDKHPELLKEKCEEALQQIETNRYDVTLHGQVIHIALAHSGKDVEMLWKKA, from the coding sequence ATGGAGAAAAAATATATGAACGAAAACAAAAAAATGGTCGAACATGGACCGAAAGGTTTGAAACGGATACCGATCGGTATCTCAGATTATCGAAAATTGAAAACGGGAGATTATTATATCGTCGATAAATCCTTATTGATAAAAGAATTTTTGGATAGTGGCGCAGAAGTTACATTGGTGACCCGTCCTCGCCGATTTGGAAAAACATTGAATATGAGTATGATGGCAGAATTCTTCGACATCACGAAGGATTCAAAGGATATCTTCAAGGATACGGCGATCATGGATACAGAATATGTTCGTGAGATGAACCAATATCCTACAATCTTCCTGAGCTTTGCGGATGCGAAAAATAGCCAAACAAATGTCGTCATGCAGATAAAATCCCAGCTTTTGAAGGAGTATCAAAAGAACAAGCAGTTATTCAAAGAAATCGATATGTTTGAAAAACCCAGATTCGAATTGATTATGAAGGGACTTTCCAATCTACAGGACGGATCCCTGGAGACGGTGCCGAATGCAATCAGTTTTTTGACAGAAAAACTTCATCAGTATTACGCAAAAAGAGTTATGTTATTCATCGACGAATACGACATGCCATTTATAGAATCTCATATACATGGATTTTATAATAAAGTACATTCTTCTTTGTCAGTTATGTTAAGTAGTGCATTGAAAGATAATTCATATTTACAATATGCAATGTTGACGGGAATACAGCGGGTCGTGAAGGAGAATATCTTTTCCGGTTTGAATAACCCGGAGGTGCGTACAGTAAGTGATCCAGCATACTCCCAGCATTTTGGTTTTATGAAGGAAGAAGCAGAAGCTTTATTGAAGTATTATGGCTTAGAATGTTCTGAAGAAGTGAAGGCAATGTATGATGGCTATTATATCGGTGGAACTGAAATATATAATCCCTGGTCTATCATCAATTATGCGAAGAATCATAAACTGATTCCCTATTGGGTGAACGTAAGCTCTAATCAGCTTATAAAAAAAGCAATGGCGGAAATGAAGAAGGAACCAGGAGAGAACGGTAAAAGTAAGTCTGAGTTTGAAACCAAGTATGAAGAGCTGATAGAAAATAAGCAGGTGGAGACCGTCTTAGATCTTGAAAGATGTTTCTATGAAGAAGCGGATACCGCAAGTCTATGGGGGCTTTTCGTAAATGCCGGATATCTGACCATAAGACAAGAAAAATCGAGTACGTATTTGTTGGAGATTCCCAACAATGAAGTCGCAGAAGAGTTCCAAAGACTGACCTTGAATTATTTAAATAAAGACTATGACACGTTTACTATGATGATACGAGGTCTATATGATAAAGAACCAGGTGAATTCTTAAAAAACTATCAGAGCTTTCTTTTAGGTTCTACAAGTTATCATGATCTGATCAGCGAAAACAGTTATCACACCCTTCTGTTAGGGATGTGTGCCTGTCTGTATGCGGATTATGAGGTGAAGAGTAATCGAGAAGATGGAAAAGGCAGATATGATATCCTCCTGCAAAGCAAGACGGACAAGTATCCTTCCTATATCATCGAATTGAAGTATTTAAAGAAGGAAGAATATGATAAGCATCCAGAGCTGTTGAAGGAAAAATGTGAGGAAGCTTTACAACAGATTGAAACGAACCGTTATGATGTTACGCTGCATGGACAAGTCATCCATATCGCATTGGCACATAGTGGTAAAGATGTAGAGATGCTTTGGAAAAAAGCTTGA
- a CDS encoding isopeptide-forming domain-containing fimbrial protein, with amino-acid sequence MNKKNVMKYLGIPALATGMLLSGALPALTITSLVIHAAQEITTPGGIVDLKKGGAAITIEANEGQSLIGKKFRLYQLFSVKNAAHLESVNYTWTPAYKDVLQKVIGKRLNKPAKEVTEYEAVDYIQSLNNHKVEGAVTEQKLEGRYSEFRYFIEEITTELRTQKKQGTDIHVTETMDNGNIRFDGLDFGYYITDEISDNAGTHSASSLCMVNTANPNAAVKIKSDYPSITKKIQEDDHKEEIGADGWNDIGDYEIGQTVPYRYDTAVPDMNGYHSYYFAFHDKMDKALTFDPDTVKIQIMDGKKTYDVDPSEYNILENVEGTTFKIEIEDLKKIVDREFPEGMNKDKENVYGQKIVLRYDAKLNDEAAKDTGRPGFENSVKLEFSNDPDADGVGKTGETPWDTVVCFTYKLNVSKVNDHDAPLKDARFRLYSDADCTKEVYLKRTPDGYNVINRDSVGGNDHDGGTQPKEAVEIVTPLDGNFTIYGLDQGVYYLSEVEAPDGYRRLLDPIVLTVRPTYTNDRNSYAAGEGATDKILQKLEATAHFKEFYDGATTEKDNKLETDATQGSMNLTVVNKVGSKLPVTGSQLTIVMVALGAGLMIAGYGIHRKRSHVDDGK; translated from the coding sequence ATGAATAAAAAGAACGTAATGAAATATCTGGGGATCCCTGCTCTGGCGACAGGGATGCTGTTATCCGGTGCACTACCGGCATTGACCATCACTAGTCTGGTGATCCATGCAGCTCAGGAGATCACGACGCCGGGTGGCATCGTAGACCTGAAGAAAGGCGGTGCTGCCATCACCATCGAAGCGAATGAAGGACAATCGCTCATAGGAAAGAAGTTTCGTCTGTATCAGCTGTTCTCTGTAAAGAATGCAGCGCATCTGGAAAGTGTGAACTATACCTGGACACCTGCCTATAAGGATGTCCTGCAGAAGGTCATCGGAAAACGCTTGAACAAACCGGCAAAGGAAGTGACGGAATATGAAGCAGTCGACTACATCCAGTCTTTAAACAATCATAAGGTGGAAGGTGCTGTGACAGAACAGAAGTTGGAAGGAAGATACAGCGAATTCCGCTATTTCATCGAAGAGATCACTACAGAGTTGCGTACACAGAAGAAACAAGGGACCGATATCCATGTCACGGAGACGATGGATAACGGCAATATCCGTTTCGACGGTCTGGATTTCGGATACTACATCACCGATGAGATATCTGATAATGCAGGGACGCACTCCGCAAGCTCTCTGTGTATGGTAAATACGGCTAATCCGAATGCTGCTGTAAAGATCAAATCCGATTATCCTTCGATCACGAAGAAGATACAGGAGGATGACCACAAAGAAGAGATCGGCGCAGATGGATGGAACGATATCGGAGATTATGAGATCGGTCAGACCGTTCCGTATCGTTATGATACCGCTGTACCGGATATGAATGGATATCACAGCTATTACTTCGCTTTCCATGACAAGATGGATAAAGCACTGACCTTTGACCCGGATACCGTGAAGATCCAGATCATGGATGGAAAGAAGACCTATGATGTCGATCCCAGCGAATACAATATATTGGAAAATGTAGAAGGAACGACGTTCAAGATAGAGATCGAAGACCTGAAGAAGATCGTAGACCGCGAGTTCCCGGAAGGCATGAACAAAGACAAGGAGAACGTCTATGGACAGAAGATCGTCCTTCGCTATGATGCCAAGCTGAACGATGAGGCTGCCAAGGATACCGGAAGACCGGGCTTCGAGAACAGTGTGAAGCTGGAGTTCTCCAATGACCCGGATGCGGATGGTGTCGGAAAGACCGGAGAGACACCGTGGGATACGGTCGTGTGCTTCACCTATAAGCTGAACGTATCGAAGGTCAATGACCATGACGCACCGTTGAAGGACGCAAGATTCCGTCTGTACAGTGATGCGGACTGTACGAAGGAAGTATATCTGAAACGTACTCCTGACGGTTATAACGTGATCAACCGTGATTCTGTAGGCGGTAATGATCATGACGGTGGAACACAGCCGAAGGAAGCCGTCGAGATCGTCACACCTTTGGATGGCAATTTCACGATCTATGGTCTCGATCAGGGGGTGTATTACCTTTCGGAGGTAGAAGCACCGGATGGATATCGCCGTTTATTGGATCCGATCGTATTGACGGTAAGACCGACCTATACGAACGATAGAAACAGCTACGCAGCCGGCGAAGGCGCAACGGATAAGATCCTGCAGAAGCTGGAGGCAACTGCACATTTCAAAGAATTCTATGATGGTGCGACTACGGAAAAAGATAATAAACTGGAGACAGATGCGACGCAAGGTTCCATGAATCTAACGGTAGTAAACAAAGTAGGAAGCAAGCTGCCGGTCACAGGATCACAGCTGACGATCGTCATGGTCGCTCTTGGGGCAGGGCTGATGATCGCCGGTTATGGTATCCACAGAAAGAGAAGCCATGTGGATGATGGGAAATGA
- the ssb gene encoding single-stranded DNA-binding protein produces MINRVVLVGRLTKDPVLRKTANGASVVSFTVACNRLFKQEGQPEADFINTVVWNKTANSVAKYTHKGSLVGVEGRIQTRNYDDKDGKCVYVTEVVADNVCFLDSRNAGGTNSAYVPEQEIPQSSEQTSNTYQSFSGDFTSNDTLDIADDDLPF; encoded by the coding sequence ATGATCAACAGAGTAGTATTAGTCGGACGATTGACGAAGGACCCCGTATTGCGGAAGACAGCGAATGGCGCATCGGTCGTGTCTTTTACTGTAGCATGCAACCGGCTTTTCAAACAGGAGGGACAGCCAGAAGCGGATTTTATCAACACCGTCGTCTGGAACAAGACCGCAAACAGTGTCGCAAAGTATACGCACAAGGGCTCTCTGGTAGGTGTAGAGGGCCGTATCCAAACGCGAAACTATGATGACAAAGACGGCAAATGCGTATATGTAACAGAGGTGGTCGCAGATAATGTGTGCTTCCTGGATAGTAGGAATGCGGGAGGTACGAACAGTGCCTATGTCCCGGAACAGGAGATACCACAAAGCAGCGAACAGACGAGCAACACATATCAGAGCTTCTCCGGCGACTTCACAAGCAACGACACTCTGGATATCGCAGATGATGATCTACCGTTCTGA